From Rubrobacter calidifluminis, one genomic window encodes:
- a CDS encoding MFS transporter: MERIGGEVVHPPTTIRKVALASFVGSVMEWYDFFIYGTATALVLGKLFFPNASSLVGTLEAFATFGVGFLFRPLGGAFFGHFGDKVGRKAMLVITLGVMGIATVLIGCLPTYSSIGIWAPVLLVLLRCLQGFSVGGEWAGGALMVIEHAPVERRGFYGSWPQVGPSAGTLLSTGVFAIFSGLPQDQFLSWGWRVPFLLSAVVVAIGLVIRLKIAESPVFEEIKEEHREPRTPLLELFRSGEGRNVLLIMGMRLAINTTYYGATVFALSYATDQLGISNTTMLACILVTAALGFVSKPIYGAISDRIGRRPIYLAGAVVGALIIFPFFWALQTRSVILIFLAFFFIINISHDLNDAVESSFFSELFGSKDRYSGVAIGHQLGGAITGFTPLIAGALTAAGGWPLAATYFVFACLISCICIYVTRENFRRDLTEAAEHESRGITARPRVQ; this comes from the coding sequence GTGGAGAGGATTGGCGGAGAGGTTGTTCATCCGCCGACGACGATTCGCAAGGTGGCTCTTGCGAGCTTCGTGGGATCCGTCATGGAATGGTACGACTTCTTCATTTACGGGACGGCTACTGCGCTGGTTCTCGGGAAGTTGTTTTTCCCCAATGCCAGCTCTCTCGTTGGAACGTTGGAGGCCTTTGCCACGTTTGGGGTAGGTTTTCTCTTCCGGCCTCTGGGAGGAGCGTTTTTCGGACACTTTGGTGACAAGGTGGGACGCAAGGCCATGCTGGTCATCACACTGGGAGTGATGGGGATTGCGACGGTACTTATCGGTTGTCTTCCGACGTACAGCTCAATAGGCATATGGGCTCCTGTCCTGCTTGTATTACTCCGGTGTTTGCAAGGCTTCTCCGTTGGAGGAGAGTGGGCTGGTGGAGCGCTGATGGTAATCGAGCACGCGCCCGTAGAACGTAGAGGGTTCTACGGGAGTTGGCCGCAGGTTGGGCCGTCTGCGGGAACGCTGCTTTCCACCGGTGTGTTTGCCATATTTTCAGGACTTCCTCAGGATCAGTTTCTGTCCTGGGGATGGCGAGTGCCATTCCTGCTGAGCGCTGTCGTGGTGGCGATCGGGCTCGTGATCCGGCTCAAGATCGCTGAGTCGCCGGTATTCGAGGAGATCAAAGAAGAACACCGTGAGCCGCGGACCCCTCTTCTGGAGCTTTTCCGTAGCGGTGAAGGCAGAAACGTGCTGCTCATCATGGGTATGCGACTGGCCATAAACACGACCTATTATGGGGCGACAGTCTTCGCACTCTCCTATGCAACCGATCAGCTGGGCATCTCCAATACGACGATGCTTGCCTGCATCCTCGTAACCGCCGCGCTGGGATTCGTTAGCAAGCCGATATATGGGGCGATATCCGACCGTATCGGGCGGCGTCCGATATACCTTGCGGGGGCGGTTGTAGGAGCTCTGATCATTTTCCCCTTCTTCTGGGCGCTGCAGACACGTTCGGTGATCCTTATATTCCTGGCATTCTTTTTCATCATAAACATCTCCCACGACCTCAATGATGCCGTGGAGTCGTCTTTCTTCTCTGAACTCTTCGGCTCGAAGGATCGCTACAGCGGGGTTGCGATAGGGCATCAGTTGGGAGGCGCGATCACCGGCTTCACACCACTCATCGCGGGTGCCTTGACTGCTGCGGGGGGCTGGCCGCTCGCTGCCACATACTTCGTTTTTGCCTGTCTGATCTCTTGTATATGTATCTATGTGACCAGAGAGAATTTCCGTCGTGATCTTACGGAGGCGGCGGAGCACGAGTCGCGCGGGATCACAGCCAGGCCGAGAGTTCAGTGA
- a CDS encoding isochorismatase family protein — translation MSRGVKSSIGSGGLDWTVRPGSSALLVIDMQNDFVREGGVMEVPLARKCLPNIRRLVDAARDSGIPVVFTRHVLYDAFDVSPLEVALQPRLRKEGMREGSRGAQVVEELQPRPDEFVVSKHRYDAFYNTDLETILRTAWGLNAVDTLIITGTVTNICCESTARSAFMRDFKVVFASDANGGLDEPSHAATLESISRAFGRVASTREILQEIESCI, via the coding sequence TTGAGCCGTGGCGTGAAGAGCTCTATCGGGAGCGGGGGACTAGACTGGACCGTGCGTCCGGGAAGCTCCGCCTTGCTCGTGATCGACATGCAGAACGACTTCGTGCGCGAGGGGGGCGTGATGGAGGTCCCCCTCGCCAGGAAGTGCCTGCCGAACATCCGCCGGTTGGTCGACGCCGCGCGCGACTCGGGCATCCCGGTCGTCTTCACCCGGCACGTGCTCTACGACGCCTTCGACGTCTCGCCGCTCGAGGTCGCCCTCCAGCCCCGGCTCAGGAAGGAGGGCATGAGGGAGGGGAGCCGGGGGGCGCAGGTAGTCGAGGAGCTTCAACCCCGACCGGACGAGTTCGTGGTCAGCAAACACCGCTACGACGCCTTCTACAACACCGACCTTGAGACCATACTGCGCACCGCGTGGGGGCTGAACGCTGTAGACACCCTGATCATCACCGGCACCGTGACGAACATCTGCTGCGAGAGCACCGCCAGAAGCGCCTTCATGCGCGACTTCAAGGTCGTCTTCGCGAGCGACGCCAACGGCGGGCTGGACGAGCCCTCGCACGCCGCGACGCTCGAGAGCATCTCGCGCGCGTTCGGCCGGGTGGCCTCGACCCGGGAGATACTGCAGGAGATCGAATCCTGTATTTGA